The following coding sequences are from one Reyranella humidisoli window:
- a CDS encoding glutamate-5-semialdehyde dehydrogenase: MNVQTKPAAEDAVAIVAELGRRAKAAAAALRNAPTDAKNKALADAARLIRDEKPAILAANARDIEAARAAGMTTALQDRLLLNDARVEAMAKGLDEIAALPDPVGATIEQWQRPSGLAFSRVRVPIGIIGVIYEARPNVTADAGALCIKSGNVVVLRGGSDSFHSSRTIVELLRRALAGAGLPEDCVALVPTTDRAAVGEMLRAMDWLDLIVPRGGRSLIDRVTQESRVPVLRHYDGICHVYVDRDADVAMARDLVANAKMRRVSVCGAAETLLIDRAALDTHLKPVLDRLHELGCEVRGDAEVQKRDPKALAATEKDWRTEYLEPIISVAAVDGVDGAIAHIARYGSQHTESIVTDNEATAQRFLGEVDSAIVMHNASTQFADGGEFGLGAEIGISTNRMHARGPVGLVELTTYKNIVRGKGTLRP; encoded by the coding sequence ATGAACGTTCAGACCAAACCCGCCGCGGAAGACGCCGTGGCCATCGTGGCCGAACTCGGCCGCCGCGCGAAGGCCGCCGCCGCCGCGCTGCGCAATGCGCCGACCGACGCCAAGAACAAGGCGCTCGCGGATGCCGCGCGCCTGATCCGCGACGAGAAGCCGGCCATCCTTGCCGCCAACGCGCGCGACATCGAAGCCGCCAGGGCCGCGGGCATGACCACTGCCCTGCAGGACCGGCTGTTGCTGAACGACGCGCGTGTCGAAGCAATGGCGAAGGGCCTCGACGAAATCGCCGCGCTCCCGGATCCGGTCGGCGCGACCATCGAGCAGTGGCAGCGTCCCAGCGGCCTGGCCTTCAGCCGCGTGCGCGTGCCGATCGGCATCATCGGCGTGATCTACGAGGCGCGCCCCAACGTCACCGCCGACGCCGGCGCGCTCTGCATCAAATCGGGCAACGTCGTCGTGCTGCGCGGCGGCTCCGACAGCTTCCATTCCTCGCGCACCATCGTGGAGCTGCTGCGTCGCGCGCTGGCCGGCGCCGGCCTGCCCGAGGATTGCGTGGCGCTGGTGCCCACCACCGACCGCGCCGCCGTGGGCGAGATGCTGCGCGCCATGGACTGGCTCGACCTCATCGTGCCGCGCGGCGGGCGTTCGCTGATCGACCGCGTGACGCAGGAAAGCCGCGTGCCGGTGCTGCGCCACTATGACGGCATCTGCCACGTCTATGTCGACCGCGACGCCGACGTCGCCATGGCGCGCGACCTCGTGGCCAACGCCAAGATGCGCCGCGTCAGCGTCTGCGGCGCCGCCGAGACGCTGCTGATCGACCGCGCCGCGCTCGACACGCACCTGAAGCCGGTACTCGACAGGCTGCACGAGCTGGGCTGCGAGGTGCGCGGGGACGCCGAGGTACAGAAGCGCGACCCGAAGGCTCTGGCCGCCACCGAGAAGGACTGGCGCACCGAGTATCTCGAGCCGATCATCTCGGTCGCCGCCGTCGACGGCGTCGACGGTGCCATCGCGCATATCGCGCGCTACGGCAGCCAGCACACCGAATCGATCGTCACCGACAATGAGGCCACGGCGCAGCGCTTCCTGGGCGAGGTGGACAGCGCCATCGTGATGCACAATGCCAGCACGCAGTTCGCCGACGGCGGCGAGTTTGGCCTCGGCGCCGAGATCGGCATCTCGACCAACCGCATGCACGCGCGCGGGCCCGTAGGCCTGGTCGAGCTCACGACCTACAAGAACATTGTGCGCGGCAAGGGTACGCTGCGCCCGTGA
- the obgE gene encoding GTPase ObgE, translating into MKFLDQAKIYVRSGNGGAGCAGFRREKFIEFGGPDGGDGGRGGDVIAECVDGLNTLIDYRYAQHFKAETGHHGMGSQRTGGKGKDIVLRLPRGTQIFAEDNETLLVDMTEIGQRVIIAKGGDGGYGNLHYKTSTNRAPRRADAGWPGQEMALWLRLKLIADIGLVGLPNAGKSTFLSTNTNARPKIADYPFTTLHPGLGVVKVGDGSDAREFVMADIPGLIEGAHEGAGLGTRFLGHVERCRALLHLVDGTQDDVVDAYRTVRRELKAYGGNLARKKEILALNKTDAMTPEDIEAKRAALAKTSRKTVHVISAVSRQGVAPLLHELMKLVEKQRAPSREAA; encoded by the coding sequence ATGAAGTTCCTCGACCAGGCCAAGATCTACGTCCGCTCCGGCAACGGCGGCGCCGGATGCGCGGGCTTTCGCCGCGAGAAATTCATCGAGTTCGGCGGACCGGACGGCGGCGACGGCGGGCGCGGCGGCGACGTGATCGCCGAATGCGTCGACGGCCTCAACACGCTGATCGACTATCGATATGCCCAGCATTTCAAGGCCGAGACCGGCCATCACGGCATGGGCAGCCAGCGCACCGGCGGCAAGGGCAAGGACATCGTGCTGCGCCTGCCGCGCGGCACGCAGATCTTCGCCGAGGACAACGAGACGCTGCTGGTCGACATGACCGAGATCGGCCAGCGCGTGATCATCGCCAAGGGCGGCGACGGCGGCTACGGCAACCTGCACTACAAGACCTCGACCAACCGCGCGCCGCGCCGCGCCGATGCGGGCTGGCCCGGCCAGGAAATGGCGCTCTGGCTGCGCCTCAAGCTGATCGCCGACATCGGCCTGGTCGGGTTGCCCAACGCCGGCAAGTCGACCTTCCTTTCCACCAACACCAACGCGCGCCCCAAGATCGCGGACTATCCCTTCACGACGCTGCACCCCGGCCTCGGCGTGGTGAAGGTGGGCGACGGCTCCGACGCGCGCGAGTTCGTGATGGCCGACATTCCCGGCCTCATCGAAGGCGCGCATGAAGGCGCCGGCCTCGGCACGCGCTTCCTCGGCCATGTCGAGCGCTGCCGCGCGCTGCTGCACCTCGTCGACGGCACGCAGGACGACGTGGTCGACGCCTATCGCACGGTGCGCCGCGAGCTGAAGGCCTATGGCGGCAACCTCGCGCGCAAGAAGGAAATCCTCGCGCTCAACAAGACCGACGCCATGACGCCGGAGGACATCGAGGCCAAGCGCGCCGCGCTCGCGAAGACCAGCCGCAAGACCGTGCATGTCATCTCCGCGGTCTCGCGCCAGGGCGTGGCGCCGCTCCTGCACGAGCTGATGAAGCTGGTCGAGAAGCAGCGGGCGCCCTCCCGGGAAGCGGCATGA
- the proB gene encoding glutamate 5-kinase has protein sequence MTPLAGARRLVVKIGSSILVDETKGEVRRDWLEALTNDVARLHKGGCEVVLVSSGAIRLGRTHLKLPNGPLRLEESQAAAATGQIQLAQAYQEALARHGITVAQILLTLNDSEERRRYLNARQTMATLLGLGAIPVINENDTVATDEIRFGDNDRLGARVAEMITADTLVLLSDIDGLYTGDPRSDASATFIPEIREITPEIEAMAGVAASEMSNGGMVTKLMAGRIAMAAGCRMAIADGRNVGALGALIDGTARCSWFLPEASPLSARKKWIKGSLKPTGTLVVDDGAVRALSTGKSLLPAGVTSVAGEFRRGDVVDVKDRGGRVLARGLVAYAADDARRIAGRKSAEIERLLGFRGRDEIVHRDDLVVE, from the coding sequence ATGACACCCCTTGCGGGCGCCCGTCGGCTGGTCGTCAAGATCGGCTCCTCGATCCTGGTAGACGAGACGAAGGGCGAGGTCCGGCGGGATTGGCTCGAAGCGCTGACCAACGACGTCGCGCGCCTGCACAAAGGCGGCTGCGAGGTCGTGCTGGTCTCGTCCGGCGCCATTCGTCTCGGCCGCACCCACCTCAAGCTGCCGAACGGCCCGCTGCGTCTCGAAGAGAGCCAGGCCGCCGCCGCGACCGGCCAGATCCAGCTCGCGCAGGCCTACCAGGAAGCGCTGGCACGGCACGGCATCACCGTCGCGCAGATCCTGTTGACCCTGAACGATTCGGAGGAGCGCCGCCGCTACCTCAACGCGCGCCAGACCATGGCGACGCTGCTGGGCCTCGGCGCCATTCCCGTCATCAACGAGAACGACACGGTCGCCACCGACGAGATCCGCTTCGGCGACAACGATCGCCTGGGCGCGCGCGTCGCCGAGATGATCACGGCCGACACACTGGTGCTGCTGTCCGACATCGACGGTCTCTACACCGGCGACCCGCGCAGCGACGCCTCGGCGACGTTCATTCCCGAGATCCGCGAGATCACGCCCGAGATCGAGGCGATGGCGGGCGTCGCGGCGTCCGAGATGTCGAACGGCGGCATGGTGACCAAGCTGATGGCCGGCCGCATCGCGATGGCCGCCGGCTGCCGCATGGCGATCGCCGACGGACGCAATGTCGGCGCACTGGGCGCGCTGATCGACGGCACCGCGCGTTGCAGCTGGTTCCTGCCCGAGGCCTCGCCTCTGTCGGCCCGCAAGAAGTGGATCAAGGGCTCGCTCAAGCCGACCGGCACGCTGGTCGTCGACGACGGCGCGGTGCGCGCGCTCTCGACGGGCAAGAGCCTGCTGCCGGCTGGCGTCACCTCGGTCGCCGGCGAGTTCCGCCGTGGCGACGTCGTCGACGTGAAGGATCGCGGCGGGCGCGTGCTGGCGCGCGGGTTGGTCGCCTATGCCGCCGACGACGCGCGACGCATCGCCGGCCGCAAGAGTGCCGAGATCGAACGGCTGCTGGGTTTCCGCGGCCGCGACGAGATCGTCCATCGCGACGACCTCGTGGTCGAGTGA
- the gpmI gene encoding 2,3-bisphosphoglycerate-independent phosphoglycerate mutase, with translation MTDKASRPVLLCILDGWGHRPERANNAILGARTPNFDRLVATCPQGLIDASETFVGLPKGQMGNSEVGHMNLGAGRVAVPDLPRIDNAIEDGSLARNPILIETIATLRKSGAALHLIGLASPGGVHAHQDHLVFLANLFAGHGVPVWIHAFLDGRDMPPRSALECLDHIQAGLTPGLPIRFATVSGRFYPMDRDKRWERVTLAYDALVDARGEHATTAKQAVDKGYAANLDDEFVLPTVIDGYAGMKDGDGLLMFNYRSDRARQILTALLDPRFDGFTRNRVVNFATKVGMVDYSAALNPFLKTLFPPEIIRMGLGETVSKAGLKQLRIAETEKYAHVTFFFNGGEERVFDGEERILVPSPKVKTYDLKPEMSAPEVTDRLVEAIGSGRFDLIVVNYANTDMVGHTGDLGAATRAVEAVDGCLGRLMQAIQAAGGAMFVTADHGNAEQMFDEQSHQKHTQHTLNRVPALLFNAPAAVHSLADGKLADVAPTLLALMGVAQPAEMTGKSMLSTASRPAILATPRPAAAASA, from the coding sequence ATGACCGACAAGGCCTCGCGTCCGGTCCTGCTCTGCATCCTCGACGGGTGGGGCCATCGTCCCGAGCGCGCGAACAACGCCATCCTGGGCGCCCGCACCCCTAACTTCGACCGGCTGGTCGCCACCTGTCCGCAGGGGCTGATCGACGCCTCGGAAACCTTCGTCGGTCTGCCCAAGGGGCAGATGGGCAATTCCGAGGTCGGCCACATGAACCTCGGCGCCGGCCGCGTCGCCGTGCCCGACCTGCCGCGCATCGACAATGCGATCGAGGATGGCTCGCTCGCCAGGAACCCGATCCTCATCGAGACGATCGCCACGCTGAGGAAGAGCGGCGCGGCATTGCACCTGATCGGCCTCGCGTCGCCGGGCGGCGTGCACGCTCATCAGGACCATCTCGTCTTCCTCGCCAACCTGTTCGCAGGGCACGGCGTGCCGGTCTGGATTCACGCTTTCCTCGACGGAAGGGACATGCCGCCGCGCAGTGCGCTGGAATGCCTCGACCATATCCAGGCGGGCCTGACGCCCGGCCTGCCGATCCGCTTCGCCACCGTGTCCGGCCGGTTCTATCCGATGGATCGCGACAAGCGCTGGGAGCGCGTGACGCTGGCCTATGACGCGCTGGTCGACGCCAGGGGCGAGCATGCGACGACGGCGAAGCAAGCCGTCGACAAGGGCTATGCCGCCAATCTCGACGACGAGTTCGTGCTGCCCACCGTGATCGACGGCTATGCCGGCATGAAGGATGGCGACGGCCTCCTGATGTTCAACTACCGCTCGGACCGCGCGCGCCAGATCCTGACGGCGCTGCTCGATCCGCGCTTCGACGGCTTCACTCGCAACCGGGTCGTCAACTTCGCGACGAAGGTCGGCATGGTCGACTATTCGGCGGCGCTCAATCCGTTCCTGAAGACGCTGTTCCCGCCGGAAATCATCAGGATGGGCCTCGGCGAGACCGTATCGAAGGCGGGCCTGAAGCAGTTGCGCATCGCCGAGACGGAGAAATACGCGCACGTCACATTCTTCTTCAACGGCGGCGAGGAGCGTGTGTTCGACGGCGAGGAGCGCATCCTCGTGCCCTCGCCCAAGGTCAAGACCTATGACCTGAAGCCGGAGATGAGCGCGCCTGAGGTGACCGACAGGCTGGTCGAGGCGATCGGCTCGGGCAGGTTCGACCTGATCGTCGTCAATTACGCGAATACCGACATGGTCGGCCATACCGGCGATCTCGGCGCCGCCACCCGGGCGGTGGAGGCGGTCGACGGCTGCCTCGGGCGGCTGATGCAGGCCATCCAGGCGGCCGGCGGCGCGATGTTCGTCACCGCCGACCATGGCAATGCCGAACAGATGTTCGACGAGCAATCGCACCAGAAGCACACCCAGCACACGTTGAATCGCGTGCCGGCCCTGCTCTTCAACGCGCCGGCCGCCGTCCATTCGCTGGCCGACGGCAAGCTGGCCGACGTGGCGCCCACGCTGCTCGCCCTGATGGGAGTCGCGCAGCCTGCGGAAATGACGGGCAAGTCGATGCTTTCGACCGCCTCGCGGCCGGCCATCCTGGCCACTCCGCGCCCAGCGGCCGCAGCCTCTGCCTGA
- the rlmH gene encoding 23S rRNA (pseudouridine(1915)-N(3))-methyltransferase RlmH: MKITIAAIGRATRGPERDLYDHYAGRIRWPLTLRELEEKRKLPAPQLMQREGELLLEAAPAGATLVMLDRRGKVLDSEAFAARLGSWRDTSVSDVAFLIGGADGHTEAMLRKARLVLSFGAMTWPHLLARGMLAEQIYRAQQLLAGHPYHRA, encoded by the coding sequence TTGAAGATCACCATCGCCGCCATCGGCCGCGCGACGCGGGGGCCGGAGCGCGATCTCTACGACCACTATGCCGGCCGCATCCGCTGGCCGCTGACGCTGCGGGAACTCGAGGAAAAGCGGAAGCTCCCCGCCCCGCAGCTCATGCAGCGCGAGGGCGAATTGCTGCTGGAGGCGGCGCCGGCCGGCGCGACGCTGGTCATGCTGGACCGGCGCGGCAAGGTGCTAGACAGCGAGGCCTTCGCCGCCCGCCTGGGGAGCTGGCGCGACACGTCCGTGTCGGACGTGGCCTTCCTGATCGGCGGGGCCGACGGGCACACCGAGGCGATGCTCAGGAAAGCCCGCCTGGTCCTGTCTTTTGGAGCCATGACCTGGCCCCATCTGCTGGCTCGCGGCATGCTGGCCGAGCAGATCTACCGGGCGCAGCAACTTCTTGCCGGGCATCCCTATCACCGGGCGTGA
- a CDS encoding nicotinate-nucleotide adenylyltransferase, with translation MTLHPMPGVSRATTRRIGLLGGSFNPAHAGHRHISLEALKRLGLDEVWWLVSPQNPLKSGDGMEPLPTRVARARQLARHPRIRVDAPELVLGTRYTLDTVRALKRVYPRAKFVWLMGADILPQLVDWAGWRDLFGSIPIAAFARPGWSHAALAAPAPRTFERFRLQAAEARQLATCEPPAWCFIPSRLDTHSATAIRAVRPPRTRAKGKTIPDQTRQLPDRSKASDALLKLVRDSLDDNKAEDVVVIDLKGKSAFADYMVIASGRSNRQVVAIAENLADKLKQTGHGYTPVEGKQTGDWVLVDAGDVVVHVFRPEPRAFYALEKMWALENEAADKPVKKAAAKRAAPKTAKKPAARRKRAS, from the coding sequence GTGACCCTGCACCCCATGCCGGGCGTGTCGCGCGCCACGACGCGGCGCATCGGCCTGCTGGGCGGCTCGTTCAACCCTGCCCATGCCGGCCACCGGCACATCAGCCTGGAGGCGTTGAAGCGCCTCGGTCTCGACGAGGTGTGGTGGCTGGTCTCGCCGCAGAACCCGCTGAAGAGCGGCGACGGGATGGAGCCGCTGCCGACCCGCGTGGCCCGTGCCCGCCAGCTCGCCCGCCATCCGAGGATCCGCGTCGATGCGCCCGAGCTTGTGCTCGGCACGCGCTACACACTCGACACGGTGCGGGCGCTGAAGCGGGTCTATCCGCGCGCAAAATTCGTCTGGCTGATGGGCGCCGACATCCTGCCCCAGCTCGTCGACTGGGCCGGCTGGCGCGACCTGTTCGGCAGCATCCCCATCGCCGCCTTCGCCCGCCCGGGCTGGAGCCATGCCGCCCTCGCCGCCCCGGCGCCGCGCACCTTCGAGCGTTTCCGGCTGCAAGCCGCCGAGGCCCGCCAGCTCGCCACTTGCGAGCCGCCGGCCTGGTGCTTTATCCCGAGCAGACTGGATACCCATTCGGCCACGGCGATCCGCGCCGTGCGCCCGCCCCGAACCAGAGCGAAAGGAAAGACCATCCCCGACCAGACCCGCCAGCTTCCCGACCGAAGCAAAGCCTCCGACGCGCTCCTGAAACTGGTGCGCGACTCCCTCGACGACAACAAGGCCGAGGACGTCGTCGTCATCGACCTCAAGGGCAAGTCGGCCTTCGCCGACTACATGGTGATCGCCTCCGGCCGCTCGAACCGCCAGGTCGTCGCCATCGCCGAGAATCTCGCCGACAAGCTGAAGCAGACCGGCCACGGCTACACGCCGGTCGAGGGCAAGCAGACCGGCGACTGGGTGCTGGTCGACGCCGGCGACGTGGTCGTGCACGTCTTCCGCCCCGAACCGCGCGCCTTCTACGCGCTCGAGAAGATGTGGGCGCTCGAGAACGAGGCAGCCGACAAGCCCGTCAAGAAGGCGGCCGCCAAGCGCGCCGCGCCCAAGACGGCGAAGAAGCCCGCGGCCCGGCGCAAGCGCGCCTCCTGA
- the rpmA gene encoding 50S ribosomal protein L27 has product MAHKKAGGSSRNGRDSDGKRLGVKRFGGQKVLSGNILVRQRGTKMNPGENVGLGRDHTLFATIDGVVSFRTRAGGKVEVNVLPAPALAAE; this is encoded by the coding sequence ATGGCACATAAGAAAGCAGGCGGCTCCTCGCGTAACGGCCGCGATTCCGACGGCAAGCGCCTCGGCGTGAAGCGCTTCGGCGGACAGAAGGTCCTGTCGGGCAACATCCTGGTCCGCCAGCGCGGCACCAAGATGAACCCGGGTGAGAATGTCGGCCTCGGTCGCGACCACACCCTGTTCGCCACCATCGACGGTGTCGTGTCCTTCCGCACCCGTGCGGGCGGCAAGGTCGAGGTGAACGTTCTCCCGGCGCCGGCACTGGCCGCCGAATAG